The following are from one region of the Silene latifolia isolate original U9 population chromosome 9, ASM4854445v1, whole genome shotgun sequence genome:
- the LOC141599854 gene encoding uncharacterized protein LOC141599854: MSDSPPLPSEQLPQFSDLPNPNPNSVAAEEDDNDNETLKNPDQEIEQKPNLLVDVDEQQQQQQQQKQQDCEEIKQQADQEEEEEIEDEEGINMPHSPLPQSSTSKNTKNLTSNVRRNKKRKKAFNNSNHIAKQRRIQALSKDFNPISFVPYKIFDFSKHQDNLRKLGLWDFSQLRFDTDLRVDLLVQLIANFTPKSRAPYVNEFRIKVSRADLARALKLPVKKLAFDCEGNHFSAEFISFLDEFVSSWMLLQEGDVCVMPNEIVNWMKPIREGEPQKVDWAGLIWFMVEKELAQGTKLGDCYYASHLQQLIKDQRPNLFADDLDLDLDLDLDLDNNKVVEEVMVEDDVEGGDTEMLNAPELSLGEEKLQDQCIQLGPDKKPDDEIVQKDGDDEDDGVERADDANLVEVEGEAGKLKEIVVGIDEEKNESTDASMERLCEEGEMGNIDNVECAENVNSSGGMTVDDTVHFGSERNWLNGVNDEGQHVMQRCSNMSGLKMSNEDDDGCEDVEDEVGEDDEQGFNFMEQTTPAMNEMSSRNLMQAIETGHLPYNTSVELGGQSSLGFLPSKAENDVMLDGASLFDHVVKREIDHENDISHHALDENHKGMRFDGHWDHKPPDSAACMDKLLQWSQKLKMAQETEREEAYQQVNMAQMYGHEKENEVIQWRCKYDELQRKFHTEVGRRDRELHLMNNVIDGYRRALKDSQKAFSEYRKRCQIPDEPIYKDVGSGGVMKSTMELEKERIKKEEEDMRILIFYKHKAIDLEVDFKSLFQGFNDKVMFFDERLKDAAKGVEVLRHHSSKRKMSKNVAMSEEVQSEAQELEKDDLMKHKMSENVSMSEEDQSEAQDIPKEDLVEPKLSENVPMLEEGQAEAQEIPKDDVDEPKISDNSVMPLPEEVPSAAQE; this comes from the coding sequence ATGTCTGATTCACCACCACTACCGTCTGAACAACTTCCCCAATTCTCCGATctccctaaccctaaccctaattctGTTGCTGCTGAAGAAGACGACAACGACAACGAAACCCTAAAAAACCCAGATCAGGAAATTGAACAAAAACCCAATCTTTTGGTTGATGttgatgaacaacaacaacaacaacaacaacaaaaacaacaagatTGTGAGGAAATAAAGCAGCAAGCAgatcaagaagaagaagaagaaattgaaGACGAAGAAGGTATAAACATGCCTCACTCTCCTCTCCCTCAATCTTCAACTTCTAAAAATACTAAGAATCTTACTTCTAATGTTCGCCGCAATAAGAAGCGTAAAAAGGCCTTTAATAACAGTAACCATATTGCCAAGCAGAGAAGAATCCAAGCTTTGTCTAAGGATTTTAACCCTATCTCTTTTGTTCCTTATAAAATTTTCGACTTTTCTAAGCACCAAGATAACTTAAGGAAATTGGGTTTGTGGGATTTTTCTCAGCTTCGATTCGATACCGATCTTAGGGTTGATCTTCTAGTGCAGCTGATTGCCAATTTTACCCCCAAAAGCCGTGCTCCTTATGTTAATGAATTTAGGATCAAGGTTAGTAGGGCTGACTTGGCGAGGGCGTTGAAGTTGCCTGTTAAGAAACTGGCTTTCGACTGTGAGGGTAACCATTTTTCGGCCGAGTTTATTTCCTTTCTTGACGAATTTGTGTCCAGTTGGATGCTTTTACAGGAGGGTGATGTATGTGTAATGCCGAATGAGATTGTCAACTGGATGAAACCGATTAGGGAGGGTGAACCTCAGAAAGTGGATTGGGCTGGATTGATTTGGTTCATGGTGGAAAAGGAGTTGGCTCAGGGAACCAAATTGGGGGACTGTTATTATGCCTCCCATTTGCAGCAGTTAATCAAGGACCAAAGACCAAATTTATTTGCTGAcgatttggatttggatttggatttggatttggatttggatAATAACAAGGTTGTGGAGGAGGTGATGGTGGAAGACGATGTAGAGGGTGGGGATACAGAGATGTTAAATGCTCCAGAGTTGTCTTTAGGAGAAGAAAAATTGCAGGATCAATGTATTCAACTTGGTCCAGATAAAAAACCTGATGATGAGATCGTGCAGAAAGATggcgatgatgaggatgatgggGTAGAAAGAGCTGATGATGCTAATTTAGTTGAAGTAGAAGGCGAGGCTGGTAAGTTGAAGGAGATTGTTGTTGGTATAGATGAAGAGAAGAATGAGAGTACTGATGCAAGTATGGAGCGTCTTTGTGAAGAGGGGGAGATGGGAAACATTGACAATGTTGAGTGTGCTGAAAATGTAAATAGTTCTGGTGGGATGACTGTAGATGACACAGTTCATTTTGGGTCAGAGAGGAACTGGCTCAATGGTGTAAATGATGAAGGCCAGCACGTTATGCAGCGTTGCAGTAATATGTCTGGTCTTAAGATGTCGAACGAGGATGATGATGGTTGTGAAGATGTAGAAGATGAGGTAGGTGAAGATGACGAACAAGGTTTTAATTTCATGGAACAAACTACTCCTGCCATGAATGAAATGAGTTCGAGAAACCTTATGCAGGCTATTGAAACTGGGCATCTGCCATATAATACTTCGGTAGAACTTGGTGGGCAATCATCCCTGGGATTCTTGCCATCCAAAGCTGAAAATGACGTGATGTTGGATGGTGCCTCTCTGTTTGATCATGTTGTAAAGAGAGAAATTGATCATGAGAATGATATTTCTCACCACGCCTTAGATGAGAATCACAAGGGAATGAGATTTGATGGACATTGGGATCATAAACCCCCTGATTCTGCAGCATGTATGGATAAACTTTTGCAGTGGAGCCAGAAACTTAAGATGGCCCAGGAAACCGAAAGAGAAGAAGCATATCAACAAGTAAACATGGCGCAGATGTACGGCCATGAAAAAGAAAATGAAGTAATCCAATGGAGATGTAAGTATGATGAGCTTCAGAGGAAATTTCATACTGAAGTCGGTCGCCGTGATAGAGAACTTCACCTGATGAACAATGTAATTGATGGGTATAGAAGGGCTTTGAAAGACAGCCAAAAGGCATTTTCTGAGTATAGGAAACGGTGTCAAATACCCGATGAACCCATTTATAAAGATGTCGGTAGTGGAGGTGTTATGAAGAGCACTATGGAACTGGAGAAAGAACGGATCAAGAAAGAAGAAGAGGATATGAGGATTCTCATTTTTTACAAGCATAAAGCCATTGATCTTGAGGTTGATTTCAAGTCACTATTTCAAGGTTTTAACGACAAGGTTATGTTCTTTGATGAAAGGCTTAAAGATGCTGCAAAGGGAGTGGAAGTATTGAGACATCATTCTTCGAAGCGTAAAATGTCAAAAAATGTTGCCATGTCTGAAGAGGTTCAGAGTGAAGCACAAGAACTAGAGAAAGATGATTTGATGAAGCATAAGATGTCAGAGAACGTCTCAATGTCAGAAGAGGATCAGAGTGAAGCACAAGACATACCAAAAGAAGATCTTGTTGAGCCTAAACTTTCAGAAAATGTCCCGATGTTAGAAGAGGGTCAGGCTGAAGCACAAGAAATACCGAAAGATGATGTTGATGAGCCTAAGATTTCTGACAATTCTGTGATGCCGTTGCCAGAAGAGGTTCCCAGTGCAGCACAAGAGTAA